The following proteins are co-located in the Bacillus pumilus genome:
- a CDS encoding HNH endonuclease, which produces MALKDKPEVRYALWQAHQRRCIICLEDLFNYSDLQVDHIIPEATFKDDEKVKNVINDFKLTLDFDFNGLENLRPAHHKCNNDKRNNDLPEEISLRLLRRAKGKIKEVKKHIKKFEEEAKYALSLEVIRKQLNEGKITLEEYVDHINNHVADFGEADIENFSIDGKFLKYKNKSVILEGYLPVINENRGSCLFTFNSFYIRGTNISLGHKEILSELYPGNNTPIHFEMRRYIVAKLDENNYIVQLGNSRFNLSYEEVFNLCIVIDKFISEYIEAIIELEEIIDCKDFIPNHYDLSKYHLIKVNMNLWKEILEFSSEHDYEKGSSQWHIFDDSGDNMLKVYIKEDNENYNKGHKCIIHSFIDNYYSLTPSNYVWLLWNDMNLSKEYGVKDYWTVKHTYKWLTRELLPKIIHENSAIKSKRLFKKKEKINNIQVGNYYSDGEHRYFSSMYIANANQLVNLVNEIQLFYSISRYVCTNKNEIINLYRAILISTKASNKLNYHYLCSTLNITPFTNNKVDIEDFLINKIDYYNNLIDNELGLLKIYSYQLDLLFRVLYSNLNDLKIDLELEDIREYLESIDWYINDYNTNKLVKCYK; this is translated from the coding sequence TTGGCCTTAAAAGATAAACCAGAAGTTAGATACGCTCTTTGGCAAGCTCATCAAAGACGCTGTATTATATGTTTAGAAGATTTATTCAATTATTCAGATTTACAAGTAGACCATATAATACCTGAAGCAACATTTAAAGATGATGAGAAAGTAAAAAATGTAATAAATGATTTTAAGCTAACGTTGGATTTTGATTTTAATGGTCTAGAAAATTTAAGACCAGCTCATCATAAGTGTAATAATGATAAAAGAAATAACGATTTGCCAGAAGAAATCTCTTTACGGTTATTGCGTCGGGCAAAAGGAAAAATAAAAGAAGTAAAAAAGCATATTAAGAAATTTGAAGAAGAAGCAAAATATGCACTTAGCCTCGAAGTTATTAGGAAGCAATTAAATGAAGGAAAAATCACACTGGAAGAATATGTAGACCATATAAATAATCACGTGGCAGATTTTGGGGAAGCAGATATTGAAAATTTCTCAATTGATGGAAAGTTTTTAAAGTATAAAAATAAAAGCGTGATCTTAGAAGGATATCTTCCGGTTATAAATGAAAATAGAGGTTCATGTTTATTTACCTTTAATAGTTTTTATATTCGAGGAACTAATATCAGTCTGGGACATAAAGAAATATTAAGCGAATTATATCCCGGAAATAACACACCCATACATTTTGAAATGAGACGATATATTGTAGCAAAATTAGATGAAAATAATTATATTGTTCAATTAGGTAATTCAAGATTCAACTTGAGCTATGAAGAAGTTTTTAATCTTTGTATTGTTATTGATAAATTTATTTCAGAATATATAGAGGCAATAATAGAACTAGAAGAGATTATTGATTGTAAAGACTTCATTCCTAATCACTATGATTTATCGAAATACCACTTAATAAAAGTGAATATGAACCTTTGGAAGGAAATTCTCGAGTTTTCTAGTGAACATGATTACGAGAAAGGAAGTTCTCAATGGCACATATTTGATGATTCCGGAGATAATATGCTGAAAGTTTACATTAAGGAAGATAATGAAAATTACAATAAAGGTCATAAATGCATAATACATAGTTTTATAGATAATTATTATAGTTTGACTCCCTCAAATTATGTATGGTTACTATGGAATGACATGAATTTATCAAAAGAATATGGGGTTAAAGATTACTGGACCGTTAAACATACATATAAATGGCTAACTAGAGAATTATTACCGAAAATAATTCACGAAAATAGTGCTATAAAATCAAAAAGATTATTTAAAAAGAAAGAAAAAATTAATAATATACAAGTTGGTAATTATTATAGTGATGGTGAACATAGATATTTTTCTTCAATGTACATTGCTAATGCAAATCAACTTGTAAATTTAGTAAATGAAATACAATTATTTTATTCAATAAGTAGATATGTATGTACAAATAAAAATGAGATAATCAACCTTTATAGAGCGATTTTAATTAGTACTAAAGCAAGTAATAAGTTAAACTACCATTATCTATGTTCAACACTTAATATAACTCCATTTACAAATAATAAAGTTGATATAGAGGACTTCTTAATAAATAAAATAGATTACTACAATAATTTAATAGATAATGAATTAGGTTTATTAAAAATTTATTCTTATCAATTAGATCTTCTTTTTAGAGTTCTATATTCTAATTTGAACGATTTAAAAATTGATTTAGAATTAGAAGATATAAGGGAATATTTGGAGTCAATTGATTGGTATATAAATGATTATAATACAAATAAATTAGTGAAATGCTACAAATAA